From Salvia splendens isolate huo1 chromosome 3, SspV2, whole genome shotgun sequence, a single genomic window includes:
- the LOC121795873 gene encoding cyclin-T1-4-like, producing MSSVRSQQPRGGKFHRDHRSSCGGNSNMTVRTTGTSINYYGVYGTQDYNNYHGSSQTYRLDGLMYNRHEPVYEPSSKRRRTSTFSCESTGIIYQQQETSQNDLVYCADPCKPSKYYNACADAQLVCKTSAVVTETRSGGANVNALSTSKRDRLKFEEEEEEVVFMSRDDIEKSSPSRKDGIDQLHETYLRYSYCSFLQNVGARLHLPQTTIGTAMVLCHRFFVRRSHASHDRFLIATAVLFLTSKSEETPCALNDVLKASCEILHEQDFSLLSYMFPIDWFEKYRERMIEAEQLVLTTLNFELSVQHPYESLTSTLQKLGFAQSVLVNMALNFVSEGLRSSLWLQFKPHQIAAGAAYLAAKFLNMNLASCDSIWSEFHTPPSVLKDVAHQLMELF from the exons ATGTCTTCTGTGCGCTCTCAGCAACCACGAGGTGGAAAATTTCACAGAGATCATCGATCATCTTGTGGTGGAAATAGCAATATGACCGTGAGGACTACTGGCACATCTATTAATTACTACGGGGTCTATGGCACACAGGACTACAACAACTACCATGGCTCTAGTCAAACATATAGGTTGGATGGACTCATGTATAACCGTCATGAGCCTGTTTATGAACCATCTTCCAAAAGGAGAAGGACTTCAACTTTCTCTTGTGAAAGCACCGGGATTATTTATCAGCAGCAAGAGACATCCCAAAATGATCTTGTATATTGTGCTGACCCATGCAAACCTTCCAAATACTATAATGCTTGTGCCGATGCCCAATTAGTCTGCAAAACTTCTGCTGTTGTTACTGAAACCAGGTCTGGTGGTGCCAATGTGAATGCTTTGTCTACGTCGAAGCGTGACCGGTTAAAgtttgaggaggaggaggaggaagtgGTTTTCATGTCGAGGGATGACATAGAGAAGTCCTCACCTTCGAGAAAAGATGGCATTGATCAGCTGCATGAAACATATCTGCGATACTCATATTGTTCCTTCCTTCAAAATGTTGGGGCTAGGCTTCATCT ACCGCAAACAACCATTGGGACTGCCATGGTTCTCTGCCATCGTTTCTTTGTTCGCCGCTCTCATGCCTCTCATGATAGATTC CTGATAGCTACTGCAGTACTTTTCCTGACTTCCAAGTCTGAGGAGACACCATGCGCTCTGAATGACGTACTAAAAGCATCGTGCGAAATTCTCCACGAGCAGGACTTCTCACTTCTCTCATATATGTTTCCCATT GATTGGTTTGAAAAATATCGTGAACGGATGATTGAAGCTGAGCAATTGGTCTTAACAACTTTAAACTTCGAGCTAAGTGTGCAGCATCCATATGAATCTCTGACATCTACGCTCCAGAAACTAGGCTTTGCACAGTCTGTCTTGGTGAATATGGCCCTGAACTTTGTCAGTGAAGG ACTTAGAAGTTCACTATGGCTTCAGTTCAAACCTCACCAGATAGCTGCTGGTGCTGCCTACCTTGCTGCCAAATTCCTAAATATGAATCTTGCTTCATGTGATAGCATCTGGAGTGAGTTCCACACACCACCATCTGTACTTAAAG